In one Platichthys flesus chromosome 3, fPlaFle2.1, whole genome shotgun sequence genomic region, the following are encoded:
- the tpcn1 gene encoding two pore channel protein 1 isoform X1, with product MECVYRQTAGLQEGHTHNESPVVTSSYSSQLELGRIDGGAGNYDIVNNAVISTPGPQNHRAQNVSLRQSWEMNYQEAAIYLQEGENNDKFFTHPRNPKALAAYLFAHNHLFYMMELLTGLMLMMLSLCEAPAVPSLRLDVYVHATLELLALVMVAFELCMKMRWLGFHTFIRHKRTMMKTCVLLLQFVEAIVVLIRQTSHVRVTRALRPIFLVDCRYCGAVRRNLRQIFQSLPPFIDILLLLLFFMVIFAILGFCLFSPNTADPYFSTLENSLVSLFVLLTTANFPDVMMPSYSKNRWSCVFFIVYLSIELYFVMNLLLAVVFDTFNDVEKMKFKSLLLHKRSAVDHAFHLLVSRQRPMGVSLKQFDGLMRFYRPRMSARDRFLTYKALNTSGAPMLSLQDFYKFYEVTGLKWKARRSGEHWFDDLPHTTFLIFKGINLLVKSKAFQYTMYVVVAINGVWILVETYTLNSGFSWSRIVPWSYIVFLTIYGVEVLLKITGLGPIAYFTNGWNLFDFSVTVFAFMGLIALAFDMEPFYFIVVLRPFQLLRLFKIKQRYRNVLDTMFELFPRMASLGLTLIIFYYSFAIVGMEFFADVVYPNCCNTSTVADSYRQINVTYGNKTVLEEGYYYLNNFNNILSSFVTLFELTVVNNWYITMEGITSMTTHWSRLYFMTFYIVTMVVMTIIVAFILDAFVFRMNYSRKNREPVENPDDENGIVFEVEVSRDEALATLELYKQTCPGQSSLGSLQGVLQTMDRSGHSSLVYLGRRSRTKSDLSMKMYEEEMQEWFAEFSRESLPQLDQSPERNLNIPNSNPQTFPEPQLNSQTGPHSIN from the exons ATGGAGTGTGTGTACAGGCAGACAGCTGGGCTCCAAGAAGGTCACACCCATAATGAGAGTCCTGTAGTGACCTCCTCCTATTCTTCACAATTAGAACTGGGCCGCATTG ATGGAGGTGCAGGCAATTATGACATAGTGAACAATGCGGTGATCTCAACACCAGGGCCACAAAACCACAGAGCCCAGAATGTGTCATTACGGCAAAGCTGGGAGATGAACTACCAGGAGGCGGCCATCTACCTACAG gaaggagagaACAATGATAAGTTCTTCACCCACCCTCGGAACCCAAAGGCCCTGGCAGCGTACCTGTTTGCACACAACCACCTGTTCTACATGATGGAGCTGCTCACAGGCctgatgctgatgatgctgTCGCTGTGTGAAGCTCCCGCCGTGCCCTCACTGCGCCTGGATGTTTAC GTCCATGCTACTCTGGAGCTGCTGGCTCTGGTGATGGTGGCGTTCGAGCTGTGCATGAAAATGCGCTGGTTAGGCTTCCACACCTTCATCCGACACAAGAGGACCATGATGAAG ACCTGCGTGTTGCTGCTCCAGTTCGTGGAGGCCATCGTGGTTCTGATCAGACAGACGTCTCACGTGCGAGTGACCAGAGCTCTCAGGCCAATATTCCTGGTGGACTGTAGATACTGCGGAGCTGTGCGCAG aAACTTGCGTCAGATCTTCCAGTCCCTCCCACCTTTTATTGACATCCTCcttctgctgcttttcttcATGGTTATATTTGCTATCCTGG GTTTCTGCCTCTTCTCTCCAAACACCGCTGACCCC TACTTCAGCACTCTGGAGAACAGCCTCGTCAGTCTGTTTGTGCTGCTGACCACAGCAAA CTTCCCTGATGTCATGATGCCATCGTACTCCAAGAACCGCTGGTCCTGTGTCTTCTTCATTGTTTACCTTTCCATAGAGCTCTACTTCGTCATGAACCTG CTCCTAGCTGTCGTGTTTGATACATTTAACGATGTAGAAAAGATGAAGTTTAAGTCTCTTCTACTTCACAAACGCTCCGCTGTTGACCACGCCTTTCATCTGCTAGTGAGCCGGCAG AGGCCAATGGGCGTGTCTCTGAAACAGTTTGACGGCCTGATGCGGTTCTACAGACCCCGGATGTCTGCACGGGACCGCTTCCTCACATACAAAGCTCTGAACACCTCCGGGGCTCCGATGCTCAG TCTACAGGACTTTTACAAGTTCTATGAGGTCACAGGCCTTAAATGGAAG gCACGGCGAAGTGGAGAGCATTGGTTTGATGATCTTCCTCATACAACCTTCCTCATTTTTAAAG GGATCAATCTGCTGGTGAAGTCTAAGGCTTTCCAGTATACCATGT ATGTGGTGGTGGCCATTAACGGTGTGTGGATCCTCGTGGAGACGTACACGCTGAATA GTGGATTCTCCTGGTCCAGAATTGTTCCCTGGAGCTACATTGTTTTCCTGACCA TTTATGGCGTAGAGGTGTTATTGAAAATAACAGGTCTGGGGCCAATTGCTTATTTCACCAATGGGTGGAATCT GTTCGACTTCTCTGTGACGGTCTTTGCCTTCATGGGCCTGATCGCCCTTGCATTTGATATGGAGCCATTTTACTTTATCGTGGTGCTCAGACCATTTCAGCTGCTACG GTTGTTTAAGATAAAGCAGCGGTATCGTAATGTGTTGGACACCATGTTCGAGCTCTTCCCAAGAATGGCCAGTCTGGGGTTGACCCTAATCATCTTCTACTACTCCTTCGCAATTGTGGGAATGGAGTTTTTTGCAGATGTTGTCTACCCCAACTGCTGCAA cacCAGCACCGTGGCAGACTCCTACAGGCAGATCAACGTCACATATGGCAACAAAACAGTGTTGGAAGAGGGCTACTATTATCTCAATAACTTCAACAATATTCTCAGCAGCTTTG tgACACTATTTGAACTGACTGTGGTCAATAACTGGTACATCACCATG GAAGGAATAACCTCTATGACCACTCACTGGAGCCGTCTGTACTTCATGACCTTTTACATAGTTACCATG GTGGTGATGACCATCATTGTGGCCTTCATTCTGGATGCGTTTGTGTTCCGAATGAACTACAGCCGCAAGAACCGGGAACCAGTGGAGAACCCAGATG ATGAGAACGGGATCGTGTTTGAGGTAGAGGTGAGTCGAGATGAAGCTCTGGCCACACTAGAGCTGTACAAACAGACATGTCCAGGACAGTCGTCCCTCGGCTCTCTACAGGGAGTCCTGCAAACTATGGACAGGAGCGGC CACTCCTCTCTAGTGTACCTAGGCCGCAGGTCGAGGACGAAGAGTGACCTCAGCATGAAAATGTACGAGGAAGAGATGCAG GAGTGGTTTGCAGAGTTTTCAAGGGAAAGCCTGCCTCAGCTAGACCAAAGCCCAGAGCGGAATCTGAACATTCCCAACTCTAACCCGCAAACCTTCCCAGAGCCTCAGCTCAACTCACAGACTGGACCTCACTCCATCAACTAA
- the tpcn1 gene encoding two pore channel protein 1 isoform X2, which yields MESDDDVPLILTWDEANSGLLSEEAERGDENGGAGNYDIVNNAVISTPGPQNHRAQNVSLRQSWEMNYQEAAIYLQEGENNDKFFTHPRNPKALAAYLFAHNHLFYMMELLTGLMLMMLSLCEAPAVPSLRLDVYVHATLELLALVMVAFELCMKMRWLGFHTFIRHKRTMMKTCVLLLQFVEAIVVLIRQTSHVRVTRALRPIFLVDCRYCGAVRRNLRQIFQSLPPFIDILLLLLFFMVIFAILGFCLFSPNTADPYFSTLENSLVSLFVLLTTANFPDVMMPSYSKNRWSCVFFIVYLSIELYFVMNLLLAVVFDTFNDVEKMKFKSLLLHKRSAVDHAFHLLVSRQRPMGVSLKQFDGLMRFYRPRMSARDRFLTYKALNTSGAPMLSLQDFYKFYEVTGLKWKARRSGEHWFDDLPHTTFLIFKGINLLVKSKAFQYTMYVVVAINGVWILVETYTLNSGFSWSRIVPWSYIVFLTIYGVEVLLKITGLGPIAYFTNGWNLFDFSVTVFAFMGLIALAFDMEPFYFIVVLRPFQLLRLFKIKQRYRNVLDTMFELFPRMASLGLTLIIFYYSFAIVGMEFFADVVYPNCCNTSTVADSYRQINVTYGNKTVLEEGYYYLNNFNNILSSFVTLFELTVVNNWYITMEGITSMTTHWSRLYFMTFYIVTMVVMTIIVAFILDAFVFRMNYSRKNREPVENPDDENGIVFEVEVSRDEALATLELYKQTCPGQSSLGSLQGVLQTMDRSGHSSLVYLGRRSRTKSDLSMKMYEEEMQEWFAEFSRESLPQLDQSPERNLNIPNSNPQTFPEPQLNSQTGPHSIN from the exons atggaGTCTGACGACGACGTGCCGCTCATCTTAACCTGGGACGAGGCGAACAGCGGTCTGCTGAGCGAGGAGGCggagagaggagacgaga ATGGAGGTGCAGGCAATTATGACATAGTGAACAATGCGGTGATCTCAACACCAGGGCCACAAAACCACAGAGCCCAGAATGTGTCATTACGGCAAAGCTGGGAGATGAACTACCAGGAGGCGGCCATCTACCTACAG gaaggagagaACAATGATAAGTTCTTCACCCACCCTCGGAACCCAAAGGCCCTGGCAGCGTACCTGTTTGCACACAACCACCTGTTCTACATGATGGAGCTGCTCACAGGCctgatgctgatgatgctgTCGCTGTGTGAAGCTCCCGCCGTGCCCTCACTGCGCCTGGATGTTTAC GTCCATGCTACTCTGGAGCTGCTGGCTCTGGTGATGGTGGCGTTCGAGCTGTGCATGAAAATGCGCTGGTTAGGCTTCCACACCTTCATCCGACACAAGAGGACCATGATGAAG ACCTGCGTGTTGCTGCTCCAGTTCGTGGAGGCCATCGTGGTTCTGATCAGACAGACGTCTCACGTGCGAGTGACCAGAGCTCTCAGGCCAATATTCCTGGTGGACTGTAGATACTGCGGAGCTGTGCGCAG aAACTTGCGTCAGATCTTCCAGTCCCTCCCACCTTTTATTGACATCCTCcttctgctgcttttcttcATGGTTATATTTGCTATCCTGG GTTTCTGCCTCTTCTCTCCAAACACCGCTGACCCC TACTTCAGCACTCTGGAGAACAGCCTCGTCAGTCTGTTTGTGCTGCTGACCACAGCAAA CTTCCCTGATGTCATGATGCCATCGTACTCCAAGAACCGCTGGTCCTGTGTCTTCTTCATTGTTTACCTTTCCATAGAGCTCTACTTCGTCATGAACCTG CTCCTAGCTGTCGTGTTTGATACATTTAACGATGTAGAAAAGATGAAGTTTAAGTCTCTTCTACTTCACAAACGCTCCGCTGTTGACCACGCCTTTCATCTGCTAGTGAGCCGGCAG AGGCCAATGGGCGTGTCTCTGAAACAGTTTGACGGCCTGATGCGGTTCTACAGACCCCGGATGTCTGCACGGGACCGCTTCCTCACATACAAAGCTCTGAACACCTCCGGGGCTCCGATGCTCAG TCTACAGGACTTTTACAAGTTCTATGAGGTCACAGGCCTTAAATGGAAG gCACGGCGAAGTGGAGAGCATTGGTTTGATGATCTTCCTCATACAACCTTCCTCATTTTTAAAG GGATCAATCTGCTGGTGAAGTCTAAGGCTTTCCAGTATACCATGT ATGTGGTGGTGGCCATTAACGGTGTGTGGATCCTCGTGGAGACGTACACGCTGAATA GTGGATTCTCCTGGTCCAGAATTGTTCCCTGGAGCTACATTGTTTTCCTGACCA TTTATGGCGTAGAGGTGTTATTGAAAATAACAGGTCTGGGGCCAATTGCTTATTTCACCAATGGGTGGAATCT GTTCGACTTCTCTGTGACGGTCTTTGCCTTCATGGGCCTGATCGCCCTTGCATTTGATATGGAGCCATTTTACTTTATCGTGGTGCTCAGACCATTTCAGCTGCTACG GTTGTTTAAGATAAAGCAGCGGTATCGTAATGTGTTGGACACCATGTTCGAGCTCTTCCCAAGAATGGCCAGTCTGGGGTTGACCCTAATCATCTTCTACTACTCCTTCGCAATTGTGGGAATGGAGTTTTTTGCAGATGTTGTCTACCCCAACTGCTGCAA cacCAGCACCGTGGCAGACTCCTACAGGCAGATCAACGTCACATATGGCAACAAAACAGTGTTGGAAGAGGGCTACTATTATCTCAATAACTTCAACAATATTCTCAGCAGCTTTG tgACACTATTTGAACTGACTGTGGTCAATAACTGGTACATCACCATG GAAGGAATAACCTCTATGACCACTCACTGGAGCCGTCTGTACTTCATGACCTTTTACATAGTTACCATG GTGGTGATGACCATCATTGTGGCCTTCATTCTGGATGCGTTTGTGTTCCGAATGAACTACAGCCGCAAGAACCGGGAACCAGTGGAGAACCCAGATG ATGAGAACGGGATCGTGTTTGAGGTAGAGGTGAGTCGAGATGAAGCTCTGGCCACACTAGAGCTGTACAAACAGACATGTCCAGGACAGTCGTCCCTCGGCTCTCTACAGGGAGTCCTGCAAACTATGGACAGGAGCGGC CACTCCTCTCTAGTGTACCTAGGCCGCAGGTCGAGGACGAAGAGTGACCTCAGCATGAAAATGTACGAGGAAGAGATGCAG GAGTGGTTTGCAGAGTTTTCAAGGGAAAGCCTGCCTCAGCTAGACCAAAGCCCAGAGCGGAATCTGAACATTCCCAACTCTAACCCGCAAACCTTCCCAGAGCCTCAGCTCAACTCACAGACTGGACCTCACTCCATCAACTAA